From candidate division WOR-3 bacterium, a single genomic window includes:
- a CDS encoding thermonuclease family protein, translating into MSYRMRILFILILSLLFCNRSERVSEVIDGDTFRTEKGETVRLLGINTPEMGEPGADIAKNFLKLMVQDKEVRLEKDVTDRDDFGRLLRYVFVEEIPVNAELVRMGLAEVRFYPPDTAYKKEFEFLEKRAVQVNRGLWAFPVFQLPDTLGGIPEEKHKEEEVEDVISWLDAAKYYGQIKTVEGKIVLTNNTGKVCFLNFHADWKRYFTAVIFAGDFDKFPRHPEDYYLNKRVRVRGLIKKYRDKPEIILKSPEQIKVIE; encoded by the coding sequence ATGTCTTACAGAATGCGAATCCTGTTCATATTGATTCTTTCGCTCCTTTTCTGTAATCGAAGTGAAAGGGTCAGCGAAGTTATTGACGGCGATACTTTCCGGACTGAAAAAGGTGAGACCGTACGCCTTCTCGGTATCAACACGCCGGAAATGGGTGAGCCGGGTGCGGATATCGCAAAAAATTTTCTTAAACTTATGGTTCAGGACAAAGAGGTGCGTTTGGAAAAGGATGTTACTGACAGAGATGATTTTGGCAGGTTGCTGAGATACGTCTTTGTCGAAGAGATCCCTGTCAACGCCGAGCTTGTACGCATGGGGCTTGCCGAAGTCAGATTCTATCCTCCGGATACTGCATATAAGAAGGAGTTTGAATTTCTTGAAAAAAGAGCGGTTCAGGTAAATCGAGGATTATGGGCTTTTCCGGTTTTTCAGTTACCCGACACCCTCGGCGGGATTCCAGAAGAAAAGCATAAAGAAGAAGAGGTGGAAGATGTCATTTCATGGCTTGACGCCGCAAAATATTACGGTCAGATAAAGACCGTGGAAGGGAAGATCGTATTGACGAACAACACGGGCAAGGTTTGCTTTCTTAATTTCCATGCAGACTGGAAAAGATACTTCACCGCAGTGATTTTTGCAGGGGATTTTGATAAGTTTCCCCGACATCCCGAGGATTATTATTTGAATAAAAGAGTGAGGGTGAGGGGATTGATTAAAAAATACCGGGACAAACCCGAGATTATACTGAAGAGCCCGGAACAGATTAAGGTTATTGAATAA
- a CDS encoding YjbQ family protein — translation MKIITKKLKVETEGTGTLIDLTERLAECLRESGLSRGNLTVFHIGSTAAITTFEFEPGLIKDIQELFDRLIPRTKHYHHDETWGDANGYSHLRAALQGPSLTIPFEDKKLLLGTWQQVVLAEFDNRPRQRKIVVQLIGE, via the coding sequence ATGAAGATAATAACAAAAAAACTGAAGGTTGAAACCGAGGGCACCGGTACTCTGATTGACCTGACCGAACGGCTCGCGGAATGCCTCAGGGAATCAGGTCTGTCCCGGGGCAACCTCACTGTCTTCCACATCGGTTCCACTGCAGCGATAACCACATTTGAATTTGAACCGGGGTTGATAAAAGACATCCAGGAATTATTCGACAGGTTGATACCGCGCACCAAACATTATCACCATGACGAAACCTGGGGTGACGCCAACGGATACAGCCATTTACGAGCGGCTCTTCAGGGACCGTCTCTGACAATACCTTTTGAAGATAAAAAACTCTTGTTGGGAACCTGGCAACAGGTGGTGCTCGCTGAGTTCGATAACCGACCGCGGCAGCGCAAAATCGTCGTTCAGCTCATCGGCGAATAG
- a CDS encoding heme ABC transporter ATP-binding protein codes for MNRYKNRILEIKDVSFAYHDTNVLKNISLSIDEGEFLGIIGPNGAGKSTLLRICCGILKPRQGTINLFGHSLNKLDDKSRAKYIAFVPQETHFTLNFTVEEIVTMGRYPYLQPFQRLSNEDHQTIERAFSYADILDFRTRPINSLSSGEKQRVVLARALAQEPRILVLDEPTSHLDLQHQYRIMELLRKLNQTGLTVIIVHHDLNLASLFCRQLTIMHQGQIYARGSTRELINEHTLKEIYQIEVRIIKTPDNKLPQILFKPQGGANEDNNKKTEG; via the coding sequence ATGAACCGCTATAAAAACAGGATACTGGAGATCAAAGATGTAAGTTTCGCCTACCACGATACAAACGTACTCAAGAACATATCCCTTTCAATAGACGAAGGAGAATTTCTCGGAATCATCGGTCCCAACGGCGCAGGAAAATCAACGCTTCTCAGGATATGCTGCGGCATACTCAAACCACGACAAGGAACCATAAACCTCTTCGGGCACTCCCTGAATAAACTGGACGATAAAAGTCGTGCCAAATATATCGCCTTTGTACCCCAGGAGACCCATTTCACTTTAAACTTCACGGTCGAAGAGATCGTTACCATGGGAAGGTATCCCTATCTTCAACCGTTCCAGCGCCTGAGCAATGAAGACCACCAGACAATCGAGCGGGCTTTTTCTTATGCAGATATCCTTGATTTCAGAACACGGCCGATTAATTCCCTGTCTTCAGGTGAAAAACAACGCGTCGTTCTTGCACGGGCGCTGGCTCAGGAGCCCCGTATTCTCGTCCTTGATGAACCGACCAGTCACCTCGATCTCCAGCATCAATATCGGATAATGGAACTGCTGCGAAAGCTCAATCAAACCGGTCTCACCGTGATCATCGTACACCATGACCTGAATTTAGCGAGCCTCTTTTGCCGACAGTTGACGATTATGCATCAAGGACAGATATATGCCCGTGGTTCAACCCGGGAACTTATTAACGAACATACCCTTAAGGAGATATATCAGATCGAGGTACGTATAATAAAAACACCGGATAACAAACTGCCCCAGATCCTGTTTAAACCACAAGGAGGTGCAAATGAAGATAATAACAAAAAAACTGAAGGTTGA
- a CDS encoding iron ABC transporter permease: MNKILPVIIIFVLAVIISLVVGPARLTNEIIQLRVSRVILAVFAGGIMAFCGAVLQGLFGNPLVEPYTLGSASGAALGGSIGILLFGTINPLFAFLGALGTGFSVFLIARIKGGILRDRLILAGVVMSFFCSSLVMIIMVLGGRELYEILYLLMGYLGIIINSSNRIYITLLILISLVLTALLYRYHRELDIISQGIETAAGLGVDIQKISIMVFIFVSLLIGLTVSLVGAIGFVGLVVPHIAKLLFGPKHIHNLPASFVLGAIFLLLADTLARSISIYELPVGVVTSLIGVPFFIYLYQR, translated from the coding sequence TTGAATAAAATTCTGCCCGTAATCATCATCTTTGTTCTGGCGGTCATCATCAGTCTCGTTGTAGGACCTGCCCGGCTTACAAATGAAATCATCCAATTGAGGGTATCAAGGGTAATCCTCGCTGTTTTCGCCGGCGGGATTATGGCGTTCTGCGGCGCTGTGCTCCAGGGTCTTTTTGGTAATCCTCTGGTTGAACCTTACACACTCGGGTCAGCATCCGGGGCGGCTCTCGGAGGATCAATCGGTATTCTGCTGTTCGGAACGATAAATCCGTTATTCGCCTTTCTCGGCGCCCTGGGAACCGGCTTCAGCGTCTTTCTTATCGCCCGTATCAAAGGAGGAATTTTACGTGACCGATTAATACTCGCCGGTGTGGTTATGAGCTTCTTCTGCTCTTCTCTGGTAATGATCATTATGGTCCTGGGTGGACGGGAATTATACGAAATTCTCTATCTGCTTATGGGATATCTGGGGATTATCATAAATTCTTCAAATAGAATATATATCACATTATTGATCTTGATTTCGCTTGTTCTGACGGCACTGCTCTACCGCTATCACCGTGAGCTTGACATAATTTCACAGGGAATAGAAACCGCCGCCGGTCTGGGCGTTGATATCCAGAAGATTTCCATTATGGTTTTCATCTTTGTATCACTCCTTATCGGCTTGACTGTCTCGCTCGTCGGCGCCATAGGATTCGTCGGACTGGTCGTCCCCCATATCGCAAAATTATTATTCGGGCCGAAACATATCCATAACCTTCCTGCTTCCTTTGTTCTGGGTGCAATCTTCCTTTTGCTTGCCGACACCCTCGCCCGGAGCATTTCGATATATGAATTGCCGGTCGGCGTCGTCACCTCACTCATCGGGGTGCCGTTCTTTATCTATCTATATCAAAGATGA
- a CDS encoding cobalamin-binding protein produces the protein MSKEPQSSSKIWMKFLPLMLSVLTMVLTCRKDILSPEFRIVSLSPAMTEILFAIGAEKNLVGVTTFCDYPAEAKELYKVGDFSNPSMERIIGLKPDLVVVNIPEQKRIKNQLDQLRIKTFVSSPRTIEDIYREITAIAALVKKEKKADSLIAYMKKNLKPIKIKERKRVYVELSSRPLVTIGASTFLNELIEMAGGYNIFQDLTRDYPVVTQEQVIKRNPEIIIVLHPDGIGERLGWAEIPAVKNQRIYSGLEQDCLMRPGPRLVQGLKELKRIILE, from the coding sequence ATGTCAAAAGAACCGCAGTCGTCTTCAAAAATCTGGATGAAATTTCTGCCGCTGATGCTCTCTGTTCTCACGATGGTTCTTACCTGCAGAAAGGACATCCTATCCCCTGAATTCAGAATTGTATCGCTTTCGCCGGCGATGACCGAAATTCTATTTGCTATCGGTGCGGAGAAGAATCTTGTCGGAGTGACGACTTTCTGTGACTACCCGGCGGAAGCGAAGGAACTTTATAAAGTCGGTGATTTTTCCAATCCGTCAATGGAAAGAATCATCGGATTGAAACCCGACCTGGTTGTGGTCAATATACCGGAGCAGAAAAGAATCAAGAATCAGCTCGACCAGCTGCGGATAAAGACCTTTGTTTCCTCTCCCCGGACAATTGAAGATATCTATCGGGAAATAACCGCCATCGCCGCCTTGGTAAAAAAAGAGAAAAAAGCGGATTCCCTCATCGCGTATATGAAGAAGAATCTAAAGCCGATAAAGATAAAAGAAAGAAAAAGGGTATATGTTGAACTGTCATCCCGCCCACTTGTCACGATCGGAGCAAGCACGTTTCTCAACGAGTTGATTGAAATGGCGGGCGGTTACAACATTTTTCAGGACCTGACCAGGGACTATCCTGTTGTAACCCAGGAACAGGTCATAAAGAGGAACCCTGAAATCATAATCGTTCTCCATCCCGACGGAATTGGCGAGCGCCTCGGCTGGGCGGAAATCCCGGCGGTAAAGAATCAGCGAATTTACAGCGGGCTTGAACAGGATTGTCTTATGCGGCCTGGTCCGCGCCTGGTTCAAGGACTGAAAGAACTGAAAAGGATTATTCTTGAATAA